A genome region from Candidatus Tanganyikabacteria bacterium includes the following:
- the glpK gene encoding glycerol kinase GlpK, translated as MPRSRSRPSRCGRRPGTGPRPRWPDRRGRPRCRRAGSGRSARRQAVAPRSGRSRRRSRERLLGATLLPGYPLCPARRGERRNTRRSARIRRAQRRPLVSEKFILAIDQGTTGTTVLVLDAAGRVRGRGYREVTQHFPRPGWVEHDAEEIWSGTLDASAQALAAAGAAGTEIAAIGITNQRETVVVWDRATGRPIHKAIVWQCRRTAPICDRLREEGLAETIRARTGLVLDAYFSGTKAAWILDQVPGARDRAASGELAMGTIDTWLIFNLTGGKAHVTDPSNASRTLLFDLHKLQWDDDLCRIFAVPRALLPDVGQNSGECGRTVACGPLPAGIPIAGVAGDQQAALFGQACFAVGSAKNTYGTGCFLLANTGTVAVTSQHNLLTTVAWRIGAAATYALEGSVFVAGAAIQWLRDGLGLIGRAEESEDLARSVPDNGGVFLVPAFVGLGAPYWDAYARGAMFGLTRGSTKAHIVRAALEAIAYQTNDLIGGIEADSGRLAALKVDGGAAANDFLMQFQADILDLEVQRGGQVESTARGAAWLAGLGVGFWPDLASLPGSQDVTSFRPQMDAALRARLLAGWRKAVERSRAWEAPEPAREAAPV; from the coding sequence ATGCCACGCTCACGATCGCGACCTTCGCGGTGCGGCCGCCGGCCAGGGACAGGGCCTCGGCCGCGATGGCCGGATCGTCGGGGCCGCCCCCGATGCAGACGAGCGGGGTCCGGGCGATCGGCTCGGCGGCAAGCAGTGGCCCCGCGATCAGGCCGATCGCGGCGGCGATCGCGAGAGAGGCTACTGGGCGCGACACTGCTCCCAGGGTATCCCTTGTGCCCGGCGCGGCGCGGTGAGCGGCGTAACACCCGGCGCTCTGCTAGAATCAGGCGCGCGCAAAGGAGGCCGCTCGTGTCCGAGAAGTTCATCCTCGCCATCGATCAGGGGACCACCGGTACCACGGTCCTCGTCCTCGATGCGGCCGGACGGGTCCGGGGCCGGGGCTACCGCGAGGTGACCCAGCATTTTCCGAGGCCAGGCTGGGTCGAACACGACGCCGAGGAGATCTGGAGCGGCACGCTGGACGCCAGCGCGCAGGCCCTGGCCGCCGCCGGCGCGGCCGGCACCGAAATCGCCGCCATCGGCATCACAAACCAGCGCGAGACCGTCGTGGTCTGGGACCGGGCGACCGGCAGGCCCATCCACAAGGCCATCGTCTGGCAATGCCGCCGCACCGCTCCCATCTGCGATCGACTCCGGGAGGAGGGCCTGGCCGAAACCATCCGCGCCCGCACCGGCCTGGTCCTGGACGCGTACTTCTCCGGCACCAAGGCCGCCTGGATCCTCGACCAGGTTCCCGGCGCCCGCGATCGGGCGGCGAGCGGGGAACTCGCCATGGGCACCATCGATACCTGGCTGATCTTCAATCTCACCGGCGGCAAGGCCCACGTCACGGATCCGTCAAACGCCAGCCGTACCCTGCTCTTCGACCTGCACAAGCTCCAGTGGGACGACGACCTTTGCCGGATCTTCGCCGTCCCGCGGGCCCTCTTGCCCGACGTGGGCCAGAACTCCGGCGAATGCGGCCGCACCGTCGCCTGCGGCCCGCTGCCCGCGGGCATCCCGATCGCCGGGGTGGCGGGCGACCAGCAGGCCGCGCTATTCGGTCAGGCCTGCTTCGCGGTCGGTTCGGCCAAGAATACCTACGGCACGGGCTGCTTCCTGCTCGCCAACACGGGAACGGTCGCCGTGACCAGCCAGCACAACCTCCTGACCACCGTCGCGTGGCGCATCGGCGCGGCTGCGACGTACGCGCTCGAAGGGAGCGTCTTCGTGGCCGGAGCCGCGATCCAGTGGCTGCGCGACGGCCTCGGCCTCATCGGCCGGGCGGAAGAGAGCGAGGATTTGGCCAGGAGCGTGCCGGACAACGGCGGCGTGTTCCTCGTGCCGGCCTTCGTCGGCCTCGGGGCGCCATACTGGGACGCCTACGCCCGGGGCGCCATGTTCGGCCTGACGCGCGGCAGCACCAAGGCCCACATCGTGCGGGCGGCCCTGGAGGCCATCGCGTACCAGACGAATGACCTCATCGGGGGCATCGAGGCCGACTCGGGCCGCCTGGCGGCACTCAAGGTGGACGGCGGCGCCGCGGCCAACGACTTCCTGATGCAGTTCCAGGCCGACATCCTGGATCTGGAAGTCCAGCGCGGCGGCCAGGTCGAGAGCACGGCGCGGGGCGCCGCCTGGCTTGCGGGCCTGGGCGTGGGGTTCTGGCCCGACCTGGCCTCCTTGCCGGGCTCGCAGGACGTGACCAGCTTCCGCCCGCAGATGGATGCCGCGCTGCGGGCCCGGCTCCTGGCGGGCTGGCGGAAGGCCGTCGAGCGGTCCCGCGCGTGGGAGGCCCCCGAGCCCGCCCGGGAGGCGGCTCCCGTCTAG